In Methanonatronarchaeum sp. AMET-Sl, one genomic interval encodes:
- the mcrA gene encoding coenzyme-B sulfoethylthiotransferase subunit alpha — MADKEKRFIKALKNKFEEEPTDSKTHFYDLGGYQQSERKKEFQERGAEIAKKRGTPSLNEDIGVPLGQRVLMPYQLSHTDTMVEPDDLHIINNAAMQQAWDDIQRTVIVGLDTAHQVMEKRLGVEVTPETINEYLEVFNHTQPGGAVVQEHMAECNPGVTGDAYVKVFTGNDELADEIDDELLIDINENFPEDQAEQLKEAVGDSLWQAIRAPTIVTRVMDGATIRRWAAMQSSMAFISSYSLCAGEAAIADFAYASKHSKVINMASAMPRRRARGENEPGGIPFGYMGDIAQSFRTEPDDPSRATLETIALSAMLYDQLYLGGYMSGGVGFTQDGCCHYTDDILDDFVYYGEELVIERYNDLSNAPLDMDVISGLATEMNDYALGCYEEFPTAMETHFGGSQRAAIAGIAAGVTVGLATGHSQAGLSGWFLSQNQHKERCGRLGFYGYDLQDQCGYPNTFSYKSDESGPLELRGPNYPNAALNTEHMPAYAGICMAAHSSRGDAWVVNPYIKIAFSDDDLCFDFANVNEEFGSGGRREFIPEGERSGILFY; from the coding sequence ATGGCTGATAAAGAGAAAAGATTTATAAAAGCACTTAAGAATAAGTTCGAAGAAGAACCTACTGACAGTAAAACACATTTCTACGACCTAGGTGGATATCAACAATCCGAAAGGAAAAAAGAATTCCAAGAAAGAGGAGCGGAAATAGCTAAGAAAAGAGGAACACCATCACTGAACGAAGATATAGGTGTTCCATTAGGACAGCGTGTATTAATGCCCTACCAGCTTAGCCATACAGACACAATGGTTGAGCCAGACGACCTACACATAATCAACAACGCCGCAATGCAACAAGCTTGGGACGATATCCAGAGAACTGTAATAGTTGGATTGGATACCGCTCACCAAGTAATGGAGAAAAGACTAGGAGTCGAAGTAACTCCAGAAACCATAAACGAATACCTAGAAGTATTCAACCACACCCAGCCCGGTGGAGCTGTTGTCCAAGAACACATGGCTGAATGTAACCCCGGAGTAACCGGAGACGCATACGTCAAAGTATTCACAGGAAACGACGAACTAGCAGACGAGATAGATGACGAATTACTCATCGACATAAACGAAAACTTCCCAGAAGACCAAGCAGAACAACTAAAAGAAGCAGTAGGCGACTCACTATGGCAAGCAATTCGAGCACCAACAATCGTAACACGAGTCATGGACGGAGCAACAATCCGTAGATGGGCAGCAATGCAAAGCTCAATGGCATTCATATCAAGCTACAGCCTATGTGCAGGAGAAGCCGCAATCGCAGACTTCGCATACGCATCCAAACACTCCAAAGTAATCAACATGGCAAGCGCCATGCCAAGAAGAAGAGCAAGAGGAGAAAACGAGCCAGGCGGAATACCATTCGGATACATGGGAGACATAGCACAATCATTCCGAACAGAACCAGACGACCCATCAAGAGCAACACTCGAAACAATAGCGTTATCTGCAATGCTTTATGACCAGCTTTATTTAGGTGGGTATATGTCTGGTGGAGTTGGATTCACGCAGGATGGTTGTTGTCATTACACAGATGATATACTTGATGATTTTGTATATTATGGAGAAGAACTGGTTATTGAGCGATATAACGATTTATCTAATGCACCCCTTGATATGGATGTAATTAGTGGGTTAGCAACTGAGATGAATGACTATGCTCTAGGTTGTTATGAAGAGTTTCCAACTGCTATGGAAACGCATTTTGGTGGTTCTCAACGGGCTGCTATCGCGGGTATTGCTGCTGGTGTTACCGTTGGGTTAGCTACAGGACATTCTCAAGCTGGATTAAGTGGTTGGTTTTTATCGCAGAATCAACACAAGGAGCGGTGTGGTAGGTTGGGGTTCTATGGATATGACCTACAGGACCAATGTGGTTATCCGAATACTTTTAGTTATAAGAGTGATGAATCTGGTCCACTTGAGTTAAGAGGTCCTAACTATCCGAATGCTGCTTTGAACACTGAACATATGCCGGCTTATGCAGGTATTTGTATGGCTGCACATTCAAGTAGGGGAGATGCTTGGGTGGTGAATCCATATATTAAAATAGCTTTTTCAGATGATGATCTTTGTTTCGATTTTGCTAATGTTAATGAAGAGTTTGGTAGTGGTGGAAGGAGAGAGTTCATTCCTGAAGGAGAGAGATCTGGAATATTATTTTATTAA
- a CDS encoding cytochrome c-type biogenesis CcmF C-terminal domain-containing protein has product MKPEDLNIQNLTTLTTILLGIISIVIFLGIILGIGPEFKSYYNTRTAPIMLAILYVLTTCYLIKYIDKKKTTKILSILLLAPIIFYFISPIQNIYIDLSLPILITLLILLSIDLIKQTKKGSKKHRIKKTGATVIHISIVLILIGVLATSTMGIQQEQTLEKNEVWDFNEYQIEFIEYEETEKGYATYHHYNLNIIDKNDKETTTQIEGIEKGDSHSFRPAIHSTLTEDLYISLNSAEENQITITAETNPLIILLWLGTITFSIGITMRLLTSKPINKNR; this is encoded by the coding sequence ATGAAGCCCGAAGACCTTAACATACAAAACCTAACAACCCTAACCACAATATTATTAGGCATAATATCAATAGTGATATTTTTAGGAATAATACTTGGAATCGGCCCTGAATTCAAGTCATACTACAACACAAGAACCGCCCCAATAATGCTAGCGATATTATACGTATTAACCACATGTTACTTAATAAAATACATAGATAAAAAGAAAACAACCAAAATACTTTCAATATTACTATTAGCACCTATAATATTCTACTTCATATCACCAATACAAAACATATACATAGACCTCTCACTACCCATTCTCATAACACTACTGATATTGTTGTCAATAGACCTAATAAAACAAACTAAAAAAGGTTCAAAAAAACATAGAATCAAGAAAACAGGAGCTACAGTTATCCATATTTCAATAGTGTTAATCCTAATCGGAGTACTCGCAACCTCAACAATGGGGATACAGCAAGAACAAACACTAGAAAAAAACGAAGTCTGGGATTTCAATGAATATCAAATCGAGTTCATAGAATACGAAGAAACCGAAAAAGGATACGCTACCTACCACCACTACAACCTAAACATAATCGACAAAAACGATAAAGAAACAACAACACAGATTGAAGGCATAGAAAAAGGCGATAGCCATAGCTTCCGGCCAGCAATACACTCAACCCTAACCGAAGACCTATATATAAGCCTAAACAGTGCAGAAGAAAACCAAATAACAATCACAGCAGAAACAAACCCACTCATAATACTATTATGGCTTGGAACCATAACCTTCTCAATTGGAATAACAATGAGGTTACTAACTTCAAAACCAATAAATAAAAACAGATAA
- the prf1 gene encoding peptide chain release factor aRF-1: MDDKRYELKRKLDEIEDIQGNHTELITLYVPPDKNIKDAYDQLKDEYRQASNIKTKSTRKNVQSALDVLMGKLKHFKNPPENGMIMMAGEVPTRGDKTDMMSLIIEPPEKLNSYRYHCDSNFLVEPLREIVENKKKIGLLVLDRREATVGLLIGNNIEALRHHTSGVPGKTKAGGQSQARFERLRDIAANEFYKRVGESANEIFENEEDLVGVLVGGPSPTKEEFLKMDLLHHEIDVIDKYDVSYTDEYGLRELVDVASETLERIETMEERRAAKEFLKKLVEDENMVTYGEKEVRKAIRIGAVEKLVISEELRKYRVNITCSECNYSKDITVKGEGPKEIKNRYENCPECNGELDIEVEDVVTELAEMTDNMGGEVVFVSTDFEEGQQLYNAFGGVAAILRFSPS, from the coding sequence CTGGACGATAAAAGATATGAACTTAAGAGGAAGTTGGATGAGATTGAGGATATTCAGGGAAACCATACAGAGCTTATAACTCTGTATGTACCGCCTGATAAGAATATCAAAGATGCCTATGATCAACTTAAAGATGAGTATCGGCAGGCCAGCAACATCAAAACTAAAAGTACAAGAAAGAATGTTCAATCTGCTTTGGATGTGCTTATGGGTAAGTTGAAACACTTTAAAAACCCACCTGAAAACGGTATGATCATGATGGCTGGAGAAGTACCTACCAGAGGCGATAAAACAGATATGATGAGCCTTATTATAGAGCCACCGGAAAAATTAAATTCATATAGATATCACTGTGACTCTAATTTTTTAGTTGAACCTCTCCGAGAGATTGTTGAGAACAAAAAGAAAATCGGGTTGTTAGTTCTGGATAGGAGGGAAGCAACGGTTGGGTTGTTAATAGGAAACAACATCGAGGCCTTAAGACATCATACTTCAGGTGTGCCCGGTAAAACTAAGGCTGGTGGGCAGTCACAAGCAAGGTTTGAAAGACTACGTGATATAGCAGCTAATGAGTTCTATAAACGTGTTGGTGAGTCTGCAAATGAAATATTTGAGAATGAAGAAGACCTTGTTGGGGTTTTAGTTGGTGGTCCCTCTCCAACAAAAGAAGAGTTCTTGAAAATGGATTTATTGCACCACGAAATCGATGTTATAGACAAGTATGACGTTTCCTATACAGACGAATATGGATTGAGAGAGCTTGTTGATGTAGCTAGTGAAACGCTTGAAAGAATTGAGACTATGGAGGAAAGGAGGGCTGCCAAAGAATTTCTTAAAAAACTGGTTGAAGACGAAAACATGGTGACATACGGTGAGAAAGAGGTGCGTAAAGCTATCCGTATAGGCGCCGTTGAGAAACTGGTTATTTCAGAAGAACTCCGCAAATACAGAGTTAACATAACCTGTAGTGAATGTAACTATAGTAAAGACATAACGGTTAAAGGCGAGGGCCCTAAAGAAATCAAAAATAGATATGAGAACTGTCCAGAATGTAATGGAGAACTAGATATCGAGGTCGAAGATGTGGTAACTGAGTTAGCAGAGATGACCGATAACATGGGTGGAGAAGTAGTATTTGTAAGCACAGATTTCGAAGAAGGACAACAACTATACAACGCTTTTGGTGGCGTAGCTGCAATACTAAGATTCAGTCCATCCTGA
- a CDS encoding permease, producing the protein MIPTEIQNSLIATGEYFIQLSIILIPLFIIASFLVGLIREYLSPERVEKSLKKRDEGTGNFIAAFFGSITPFCSCSTIPILAGLLQAGAPLGLSFAFLLSSPLVNWIAIILLLGLFGLNITILYVITTFTLAITGSLIVGRMNLEKHVKDVRIKTNKCNTTTNPKHSQNIKNALTGSLSFFWDMFPYLLIGMIIGALIHGIVPENILDLFLGTENPLAVPLAVVLGAPVYISMEGMLPIAAALADSGIPIGTVLAFVIGGAGVSIPNVIMLSKLFDKTLLTVYIGTIVFVGMTTGIIFNILYM; encoded by the coding sequence ATGATTCCAACAGAAATACAAAACAGCTTGATAGCAACCGGAGAATACTTCATACAACTCTCCATAATCCTAATACCCCTATTCATAATCGCATCATTCCTCGTAGGCCTAATAAGAGAATACCTCTCACCCGAAAGAGTCGAAAAATCACTAAAAAAACGAGACGAAGGAACAGGAAACTTCATAGCAGCATTCTTCGGATCTATAACCCCATTCTGCTCATGCTCAACAATACCAATACTAGCAGGCCTACTACAAGCAGGCGCCCCCCTCGGCCTATCATTCGCATTCCTACTATCCAGCCCACTAGTCAACTGGATCGCCATAATACTACTACTCGGCCTATTCGGACTAAACATCACAATCCTCTACGTAATAACCACCTTCACCCTAGCAATAACTGGAAGCCTAATAGTTGGAAGAATGAATTTAGAAAAACACGTAAAAGACGTTAGAATAAAAACCAACAAATGCAACACCACAACCAACCCAAAACACAGCCAAAACATAAAAAACGCCTTAACCGGCTCACTATCATTCTTTTGGGACATGTTCCCATACCTACTAATCGGAATGATTATAGGAGCATTAATACATGGAATAGTTCCAGAAAACATACTAGACCTATTTCTAGGAACAGAAAACCCACTAGCCGTACCACTAGCAGTCGTATTAGGAGCACCAGTCTACATCAGCATGGAAGGAATGCTACCAATCGCAGCCGCCCTAGCAGACAGTGGAATACCAATAGGAACCGTACTAGCATTCGTAATAGGTGGTGCCGGCGTCAGCATACCAAACGTAATAATGTTAAGCAAACTCTTCGACAAAACACTACTAACAGTCTACATCGGAACAATCGTTTTCGTCGGAATGACAACCGGAATAATATTCAACATACTCTACATGTGA
- the mgtE gene encoding magnesium transporter, translated as MEAIPIVKESVELKEHPDIVKEVMVQDYISVNQNTTAEEAIEHFREQKAKPKEETTIYYIYVIDEYEHLVGVLSLVELLHAKPDTKVKEIMKEDVITLKTNDDPEFAAKKIQEVDLMSLPIVDDKNRLVGAVRFDDIMDVVDEEFSEDIYRLAGFSFMEAERTRSTAILESSIKTILKLRVPWLLVALVGGLLAGLVIDTYEETLEATLALAIFLPAIMDMGGNVGTQSSTIFVRGTALGQIGEQNVKKHILKEGVVGLLIGGLVGVLAGIVAYLWQGMPELGIVIFLSLTLTCTIASIIGYGIPWIAHKIGYDPAAVSDPFITTIKDVTALLIYFSLAAALVPIV; from the coding sequence ATAGAGGCGATCCCAATTGTAAAAGAATCAGTTGAGCTAAAAGAACATCCAGACATAGTTAAAGAAGTCATGGTTCAAGACTACATATCAGTAAACCAAAACACAACTGCCGAAGAAGCAATAGAACATTTCAGAGAACAAAAAGCAAAACCTAAAGAAGAAACCACTATATACTACATATACGTAATCGACGAATACGAACACCTTGTCGGAGTACTATCACTAGTCGAACTACTACACGCAAAACCAGATACAAAAGTCAAAGAAATAATGAAAGAAGACGTAATCACCCTAAAAACCAATGACGACCCAGAATTCGCAGCCAAGAAAATACAAGAAGTAGACCTGATGTCACTCCCAATAGTAGACGATAAAAACCGTTTAGTAGGTGCCGTAAGATTTGACGACATCATGGACGTAGTTGACGAAGAGTTCTCGGAAGACATATACCGGCTTGCAGGATTCAGTTTCATGGAAGCCGAAAGAACAAGAAGCACTGCAATTCTAGAATCATCCATAAAAACAATTCTAAAACTCCGCGTTCCATGGCTATTAGTAGCACTAGTCGGTGGATTACTCGCCGGACTCGTTATAGATACCTATGAAGAAACACTCGAAGCAACACTCGCCCTAGCCATCTTCCTACCAGCAATAATGGACATGGGGGGAAACGTTGGGACCCAATCCTCCACAATATTCGTTCGAGGAACAGCACTCGGACAAATAGGAGAACAAAACGTAAAAAAACACATACTAAAAGAAGGTGTCGTCGGCCTATTAATAGGAGGTCTAGTAGGAGTGCTAGCAGGAATCGTTGCATACCTATGGCAAGGAATGCCAGAACTTGGAATAGTAATCTTCCTCTCGCTAACACTAACTTGTACAATAGCATCAATAATCGGTTATGGGATACCCTGGATAGCACATAAAATCGGATACGATCCAGCAGCCGTATCAGACCCATTCATAACAACAATAAAAGACGTTACCGCACTACTAATCTACTTCTCACTAGCCGCAGCACTCGTACCAATAGTCTAA
- the mcrA gene encoding coenzyme-B sulfoethylthiotransferase subunit alpha: MADKEKRFIKALKNKFEEEPTDSKTHFYDLGGYQQSERKKEFQERGAEIAKKRGTPSLNEDIGVPLGQRVLMPYQLSHTDTMVEPDDLHIINNAAMQQAWDDIQRTVIVGLDTAHQVMEKRLGVEVTPETINEYLEVFNHTQPGGAVVQEHMAECNPGVTGDAYVKVFTGNDELADEIDDELLIDINENFPEDQAEQLKEAVGDSLWQAIRAPTIVTRVMDGATIRRWAAMQSSMAFISSYSLCAGEAAIADFAYASKHSKVINMASAMPRRRARGENEPGGIPFGYMGDIAQSFRTEPDDPSRATLETITLAAVIYDQLYLGGYMSGGVGFTQYATATYTDDILDDYVYHGQDLIEEEYGGLANVEPTMENVEKLGTEMTDYALSAYEDYPAAMESHFGGSQRAAVVAAAAGVATSMATGNANAGVNAWYLSQLLHKERAGRLGFYGYDLQDQCGSANSLSIRSDEGAPFELRGPNYPNYAMNVGHMSAYAGIAAGGHYARGDAWVASPIIKVAFSDNDLSFDFANINEEIGRGGLREFDPEGERSGIISP; the protein is encoded by the coding sequence ATGGCTGATAAAGAGAAAAGATTTATAAAAGCACTTAAGAATAAGTTCGAAGAAGAACCTACTGACAGTAAAACACATTTCTACGACCTAGGTGGATATCAACAATCCGAAAGGAAAAAAGAATTCCAAGAAAGAGGAGCGGAAATAGCTAAGAAAAGAGGAACACCATCACTGAACGAAGATATAGGTGTTCCATTAGGACAGCGTGTATTAATGCCCTACCAGCTTAGCCATACAGACACAATGGTTGAGCCAGACGACCTACACATAATCAACAACGCCGCAATGCAACAAGCTTGGGACGATATCCAGAGAACTGTAATAGTTGGATTGGATACCGCCCACCAAGTAATGGAGAAAAGACTAGGAGTCGAAGTAACTCCAGAAACCATAAACGAATACCTAGAAGTATTCAACCACACCCAGCCCGGTGGAGCTGTTGTCCAAGAACACATGGCTGAATGTAACCCCGGAGTAACCGGAGACGCATACGTCAAAGTATTCACAGGAAACGACGAACTAGCAGACGAGATAGATGACGAATTACTCATCGACATAAACGAAAACTTCCCAGAAGACCAAGCAGAACAACTAAAAGAAGCAGTAGGCGACTCACTATGGCAAGCAATTCGAGCACCAACAATCGTAACACGAGTCATGGACGGAGCAACAATCCGTAGATGGGCAGCAATGCAAAGCTCAATGGCATTCATATCAAGCTACAGCCTATGTGCAGGAGAAGCCGCAATCGCAGACTTCGCATACGCATCCAAACACTCCAAAGTAATCAACATGGCAAGCGCCATGCCAAGAAGAAGAGCAAGAGGAGAAAACGAGCCAGGCGGAATACCATTCGGATACATGGGAGACATAGCACAATCATTCCGAACAGAACCAGACGACCCATCAAGAGCAACACTCGAAACAATAACACTAGCAGCCGTAATATACGACCAACTATACCTCGGAGGATACATGTCTGGTGGAGTTGGATTCACACAATACGCAACAGCAACATACACAGATGATATACTTGATGACTACGTATACCACGGACAAGACCTAATCGAAGAAGAATACGGCGGACTCGCAAACGTAGAACCAACAATGGAAAACGTAGAAAAACTCGGAACCGAAATGACAGACTATGCATTAAGCGCATACGAAGACTACCCAGCAGCAATGGAATCACACTTCGGAGGATCACAAAGAGCAGCAGTAGTCGCTGCAGCAGCCGGAGTTGCAACCAGTATGGCAACAGGAAACGCAAACGCCGGAGTAAATGCATGGTACCTATCACAACTCCTACATAAAGAGAGAGCAGGAAGACTCGGATTCTATGGATACGACCTACAGGATCAGTGTGGATCCGCAAACAGCCTATCCATAAGAAGCGACGAAGGAGCACCATTCGAACTCCGAGGACCAAACTACCCCAACTACGCAATGAACGTCGGACACATGAGCGCTTACGCAGGAATCGCCGCAGGCGGTCACTACGCCAGAGGCGATGCATGGGTAGCAAGCCCAATAATCAAAGTAGCGTTCTCCGACAACGACCTATCCTTCGACTTCGCAAACATAAACGAAGAAATAGGACGCGGTGGACTTAGAGAGTTCGACCCAGAAGGAGAGAGATCTGGAATAATCTCACCATAA
- the arsB gene encoding ACR3 family arsenite efflux transporter translates to MSQHKEHDLGFFERYLTVWIGLCIIAGLLIGQLFPEITAWFEEVEYAGVSIPIAVVLFFMIYPIMVQIDFNRIIEAGKAWKPISATLFLNWAIKPFMMYGIAWLFMMVIWSPFIGVELGRELMAGMILLGVAPCTAMVLVWTYIARANMGHALVMTAINSLTMVVLYAPLAILLLGLEDIIVPWEQVAFGVAIYVALPLLAGYLTRWYLLNKKGEEWFISFTENLHYIAMGALLLTTIVIIAPQSGLILGNPEIVLLVLIPLIIQIMLMFGIGYAGSKKINLDYDDAAPTAIIGASNHFEVAIAMAITLFGIDHAATLAAVVGLLIEIPIMVIIVQIALKTKDWFPSTKAVPE, encoded by the coding sequence ATGTCACAACATAAAGAACATGACTTAGGCTTCTTCGAAAGATACCTAACAGTCTGGATAGGTCTCTGTATAATCGCAGGACTATTGATCGGCCAGTTATTCCCAGAAATAACAGCATGGTTCGAAGAAGTTGAGTATGCAGGCGTATCAATACCGATAGCGGTAGTTCTTTTCTTCATGATCTACCCAATAATGGTTCAAATAGACTTCAACAGAATCATTGAAGCAGGAAAAGCTTGGAAACCCATATCAGCCACCTTATTCCTAAACTGGGCAATAAAACCATTCATGATGTACGGCATAGCATGGCTTTTCATGATGGTGATCTGGTCCCCCTTCATAGGCGTAGAACTCGGACGTGAACTAATGGCCGGAATGATCCTGCTTGGAGTCGCTCCATGCACAGCCATGGTCCTAGTATGGACATATATAGCCCGAGCAAACATGGGTCACGCACTGGTGATGACAGCCATAAACTCCCTAACAATGGTAGTACTATACGCACCCCTAGCAATATTACTACTCGGCCTTGAAGACATAATAGTACCATGGGAACAAGTAGCATTCGGAGTCGCAATATACGTAGCCCTACCACTACTTGCCGGATACCTAACAAGATGGTATCTACTAAACAAAAAAGGAGAAGAATGGTTCATATCCTTCACAGAAAACCTCCACTACATCGCAATGGGCGCATTACTACTAACAACGATAGTCATAATCGCTCCACAATCAGGCCTAATACTTGGAAACCCCGAAATCGTCTTACTAGTATTAATACCATTAATAATTCAAATAATGCTGATGTTCGGAATCGGATATGCCGGATCAAAGAAAATAAACCTAGATTATGACGACGCCGCACCAACAGCCATAATCGGAGCAAGCAACCACTTCGAAGTCGCAATCGCAATGGCAATAACATTATTCGGCATAGACCACGCAGCAACACTCGCAGCAGTTGTCGGCCTACTCATAGAGATACCGATAATGGTAATAATAGTACAGATCGCACTTAAAACAAAAGACTGGTTCCCAAGCACAAAAGCAGTTCCAGAATAA
- a CDS encoding DUF1638 domain-containing protein, whose amino-acid sequence MKVPYGVVCCELLEDELAYLLNKDGDVEKVFIILDDAGNSIIDKLEMEVKELNPSSLPIGVKEGEVVVVMMSMALHEEPDELKKEVKNWVDTLSSSIDDVFLFYGLCGNALQEIEEIEKTIDGNVDILKDSTGTVDDCISLALGGTDKYMEYIKKDPATFFLTPKWADNWRDMFIKCRLVRSLDNIELAKKVFENAGYNKVLKIDTEINKTSNFDKKVKEFSEIFELDIDETKTPDCQKLLSENYSRFKNNLK is encoded by the coding sequence ATGAAAGTTCCATATGGAGTGGTTTGTTGTGAATTGCTTGAAGATGAATTAGCTTATTTACTAAACAAAGACGGTGATGTTGAAAAGGTTTTTATAATTCTTGATGACGCTGGTAACAGCATAATAGATAAACTTGAGATGGAAGTTAAGGAGTTAAACCCTAGTTCATTACCAATAGGAGTTAAAGAAGGAGAGGTCGTTGTAGTAATGATGTCTATGGCTTTACATGAAGAACCTGATGAACTTAAAAAAGAAGTTAAAAACTGGGTTGATACTCTATCAAGCTCTATTGATGACGTATTCCTTTTCTATGGATTATGTGGCAACGCACTACAAGAAATCGAGGAAATTGAGAAAACAATCGATGGTAACGTAGATATCTTAAAAGATTCCACTGGTACAGTGGACGACTGCATCTCACTGGCTTTAGGTGGAACCGATAAATACATGGAGTATATAAAAAAAGACCCAGCAACTTTCTTCTTAACTCCTAAGTGGGCAGATAACTGGAGAGACATGTTCATAAAATGTAGATTGGTTAGGAGTCTTGACAACATTGAACTTGCAAAAAAAGTCTTTGAAAACGCTGGATATAATAAAGTCCTTAAAATAGACACAGAAATCAACAAAACAAGTAATTTCGATAAAAAAGTCAAAGAATTTTCAGAAATATTCGAGCTGGATATAGATGAAACAAAAACACCAGATTGCCAAAAACTATTATCTGAAAACTACAGTAGATTCAAAAACAACCTAAAATAA
- the ccsA gene encoding cytochrome c biogenesis protein CcsA, with protein sequence MNGSLIQPGNLLILITLIGLLGVLSISIRNYTKTSQYRYLVGKLNITSLIVLLTSFILFSYYCVTANPEIFYSYAYGDPNYPWYYAVSTIWAGESGSIYFWTTIIAISIITFEIFQKKRFSQDNQDIIRATASLITIGFLLILLIESPFQTTEEMIPQLYNGIPTEEFNGLSQGFAMSPILLNPWMAIHPPIIFLGYAFFTIPLAITISYGLNETKKWNKTTLVWSRLGWLFLTLGIAIGAYWAYLTLGWGGYWAWDPVESASLLPWLTSTALLHMLWLNNKKGEYKYLSQIFIIITFIAIIFTTFVTRGGLPVEGPHTWGAAVGPIQAILIALILLPLIIGTYLIWKKQKKEE encoded by the coding sequence ATGAATGGAAGTTTGATACAGCCAGGGAATCTATTGATTTTAATTACATTAATCGGTTTGTTAGGGGTCTTATCGATTTCTATCAGAAACTATACTAAAACTAGTCAATATAGATACCTGGTTGGTAAACTCAATATAACTTCACTCATAGTTCTATTAACGTCTTTTATTCTTTTTTCATATTACTGTGTCACTGCAAACCCTGAAATATTCTATTCATATGCATATGGAGATCCTAATTATCCTTGGTACTACGCTGTTTCAACCATATGGGCTGGTGAAAGCGGTTCAATTTATTTCTGGACCACAATAATCGCGATATCGATTATTACATTCGAAATTTTCCAGAAAAAAAGGTTTTCACAAGATAATCAAGACATAATAAGAGCAACTGCAAGCTTGATAACGATTGGTTTTTTATTAATACTATTGATAGAAAGTCCCTTCCAAACAACAGAAGAGATGATACCACAACTATACAACGGCATTCCAACAGAGGAGTTTAATGGCCTATCACAAGGATTTGCAATGAGCCCAATATTACTAAACCCATGGATGGCGATCCATCCACCAATCATCTTCCTTGGATATGCATTCTTCACAATACCACTAGCTATAACAATAAGTTATGGATTGAATGAAACAAAGAAATGGAATAAAACAACTTTGGTTTGGTCTAGATTAGGATGGTTGTTCTTAACACTTGGAATCGCTATCGGTGCCTACTGGGCATACTTGACACTTGGATGGGGTGGGTATTGGGCTTGGGACCCAGTTGAAAGCGCTTCACTACTCCCCTGGTTGACATCAACCGCGTTGTTACATATGTTATGGCTAAACAATAAAAAAGGAGAATACAAATACTTAAGCCAGATCTTCATAATAATCACTTTTATAGCCATAATATTCACAACATTTGTAACACGAGGTGGTTTACCAGTTGAGGGCCCACATACGTGGGGTGCAGCAGTAGGTCCAATACAAGCAATACTGATAGCATTAATATTGCTACCACTCATAATCGGTACCTACCTAATCTGGAAAAAACAAAAAAAGGAAGAATAA